From the Candidatus Hydrogenedentota bacterium genome, the window CGAACTACGCGGGGCGCCCGTGCGCCGCATCGAACCCGCACTCGACGACGAATGGGACGGACGTTACCCGGACAAGATCGTCGCGCGCGTGCGCCGTGTAAGCCACAAGTTCTCCGGTCGTCGGGCAAGCACGACGCTGCATCTCGGGTCGCCGCTGCGGTCCGTCGCGCGCCCGCTGAGTTTCATCGTGCGCAGTCAGCCCGCCGCGTCGACGTTGTTCGGATTCCGGCTCGACGATGCGCGCGTCGGATTGGACATGGGATTTCACCTGGACTGAGTCTTTGGGGAACGCGGCCGGGACGCCTGTTGTTGCATTGCCTTCACCCCTCCCCTCTGTCCCGGCCGCGTTTCCCCAGCTACACCGATTGGAGGACGCCATGGCGTTCAAAGGACCCGCCTACTTAAAGACGACCTGGAGTTTCGAGGAGCGTCCTGTCGCTTCCTCTAAACTGAACACTTGGGACGACCGCATCGAGGCCGCGCTCGAACTCGTGTGCCTGCTGCTGAGCCTCGCCTGGGGCGGCGGCAGCGGCGTGCTGCGCGGGGCCGCGACCGACGACCTCAAGACCGTCGCCAAGACCACGCCGGGATTCTCTGTCGAGGTCAAGCCCGGCTACGCGATCATCGATGCATTCCCGTTCAAGCTGGCCGCGACAACGGAGACCGTCGAAGTGACGCCGCCCGTCTCCCAGAACCGCATCGACCTCGTCGAGGCGAGCCTCGAATCGTGGAGCATCAAGACCAAACAAGGTGCGGAAGCCGCTTCGCCGAGCGCGCCCGCCCCTGACACCGGCTGCATTGCACTGGCGCACTTGTACCTGCGCCCGGGCATGACCGTTATCAAGAACTCCGACGACTCGACCAACGGCTACATCATCGACGCGCGTACGTTCCTGTGAGCCAGGCCCGCCGCGCAAAATAGAGGAGATTTTTGCCATGCAAATCGATACGCTCGCCGTGCCGGACGTGGCGCTAACGCTGGCCGCAGCCGGCCTCGGCGCGGCCTGGGCATTCTTCAAGGGCACCGCGTGGTTCGAGCGCCTGCAGCGGCGCCGTTTCGCCAAGGTGCTTCACGTGCTCGAAGCCGCCGTCGACGAGACCTACCGCGTTTACGTCGAAACGATCAAGGCCGCGCGAGCCGATGGCCGGCTCACGCCGGAAGAACGCCGCCACGCACGGGAACTCGCCCGCGAACGCGCCCTCGTTCTGGGCCGCGACCAAGGCATCGATGTCCTCGCCGAACTGGGCCGGGACTACCTCGACCTCTGGATCGCCCGGTCCGTGAAGCGGCTGAAGCGGCGCGCCAAGCCTTCGTAATTGTCTTCTTGGACCGCCGCGCCGGAACCGGTATAGTGTCTGCGCATGCATAGGGCCGGGGGCGCGACCGCCGCTCCCGGCGGGAGGTTCCGATGACATTCGCCACGCTTTTGGCATCGTGCATCCTGGGCATGGACGTGTCCGGCGCGGAAGACACGGCGGACTTCGCCCACGTGTCGCAGTGGGAAAGCTGGTTGCGCCATCCCGTCTACGGTGACGCGTCGTTCGACGGCTTTGAACACGCCGCGGGCAACCCGGTGCACCGCGGGGCCGCGCCCTACGAATGGCCTGTGAACGGTTTTCTCTTCGAAGACCCCGTCAGCGGCGACTGGTTCCTCTATGTGGGGCATTACTGCACGGGCTACGCGTTCAAAGAAGAAGCGCCCAGCAAATGCACCGTATTCCGGTCGCGCGATCACGGCGTTTCGTGGGAACACCAAGGCCCGGTCTTCGACCCCGAGCCGCACGTCTTCGAGGGTGAAACCTCGCCCGTCGACCATGCGCCGGACGTGTCCGTGCTATACGACGGCGGGCGCTATCACCTCTGTTTCGACTGGTGCACCGCGACCACCACGTGGGCGAACGCGGCCAATCCCCCGCCGGACGCGAACAGCGGCGCCGGCTACGCCTGGGCGGAGCGCCCGGAAGGACCGTTCCACATCACGGCACGGCCCTTGGCGACGACACGCGATCAGGAACCGCTGTTAGGCAAGTACCGGCGGCTCTACGCTTCGACGATCATCCGCCGCGCCCAGGACTGGCTCGTGCTGACGCTCACGGATTCGGGGCCGTACTTCGGCTGGGCGCTGTTGGGCATGACCGCCGCAGCGCCGGAAGGCCCCTACACGAAACCGCTGCTGCTGCTCCATCCCGAATCGCACCGCTACCATCCCCCACTACTCGAATTCTTCCCTGCCTTCGTGCATGAAGGGTTCATTTACGCCCCGGCGACGTCCGTCGCGATGAACCGCAACTATCAGGCGCTGTTCCGCGTGCCGGTCGAGGACGCGATGCGCCCGGAGGCATGGCAACTGCATCAGGCGGGTTCCGTATGGCACGCCGAGCCGGTCGAGAACGAGTTTCACGGCATTTGGGGTCAGACTTTCTCGGGCTTCGTCGCGCGCGACGGCATTTTCCACGTGATGTTCCCCTCCCGCGACGAAAACGGCAACGGGACTATCAATATCGCGGCGCGCCCCTGGGCGCAGCCGCTGCGCGAGCGCGGCTTCGTCGTGAGCGGGCATGAAAGCCCGAGCTTGGTCCTGTTGCGGCGCGCGGGACCCGCACGAAGCCTCGAGACCGCGCTCCAAGTTCGCGGCACGGCCGTAATCGTATGGAATGCGGCCATGCCCTTGGGCCCAAACCTCGCCCGTTCGAACGCGACGTTGCACCCGCTCATGACAACGCGCTTTCACGGCTTGGAACTGGGCCCCGGCGCCTGGACAATCGTGGAGTACAATGACCACGGCAAGCGCAGTGTTATCGCGGAGGGAACACGTGGGCCGGACCCGTCCGTGCATCTGAAAATAGCCTGGGAAGCAGACACGGCTCAGCTGGAAATCGACGGCGCGGCCGCGTGGTCCGGCGCGTTGGCCCAGGGGCCGGGCGCCTTTGGCATTTACGCAGGAAAACACAGTCACATCCGGGCCGATCAATTCCTGCTGACCGGCGTATCCGGCATGCCGCGCTTGACCTATTTGTACACCGAAGGACTGCTCGGCGCAGCCCAGTCTCTCGAACATTGGGAGGAAGTATCGGACGCGCGGTTCCGCTACGGCGCCGGCGCGGTCTCGAAGGCGGACACGGCGCGCGCCAAGTGGAACTTTGAGGGAACGGCTGTGACGCTGTATGCGCCGCGCGGGCCCGATTACGGCGCGGCGCAGCTATTCGTCGATGGCGCGCCCGCGGCGACGGTTGATTTCCGCGCCGGCGCACCCGCGGCATCGCAACCCCTGTTTGCGCGCGCGGACCTCGCCGAAGGCCGTCACACGCTGGTGCTCGAAGCGCGGCAAGGCCGGTTTCCCCTGGATTGCATCGAGGTGGAATAAGCGGGTTCCGCGGCGCATTTATGATGACGCGGCGTCCGCGGCGCAAACCGCCGCATCCCGTAAAGAAGAGGAGTCTTATGGCACAATCGGAAACCGGTCCCAAAAAACACTCGATCGTAAAAGCGTATAAGAACCTCGAATTCCTGAACTCGCCGGACGCCCGGCTGGTCCGCGTCATGTGCGAATTCACGGAACCCCAGGCGCGCCTGCGCCGCGCGCGCATCCGTGACACCATCGTGTTCTTCGGGTCGGCCCGGCTGCCCTCGGCTGAACAGGCGCGGGCGCGTCTCGATGCGCTGCGCAAGCAGCGTTCCAGGAACCGCTCCCTCGTAAGCAAGGCCGCCTGGGAAGCCGCGCTGCGCGACCGGGAACTCTCCCGCTATTACGAGGACGCGCGGGAACTCGCGGCGCGTATGACCCGCTGGTCCCTGTCGCTGCCTAAACGGGGCCGCCGCTTCGTCGTGTGTTCCGGCGGCGGACCGGGCATCATGGAGGCGGCAAACCGTGGCGCGCGCGAGGCCGGGGGACAGTCGCTGAGCCTCAATATCAGCCTGCCGTTCGAGCAAATCCCGAATCCGTACCAGACACCCGAGCTGGCCTTCGAATTCCACTACTTCTTCGTGCGGAAATTCTGGTTCGTCTACCTGGCAAAGGCGTTGGTCGCGTTTCCCGGCGGCTTCGGGACGCTCGACGAGTTGTTCGAGGTGCTCACCCTCGTCCAGACGCGCAAAACGCAAAAGGAAATGCCGGTTGTCGTCTATGGAAGGAAATTCTGGCGGTCGATCCTCAATTTCGACCTGCTGGCGAAGCGGGGCGTCATATCGCGCGATGACCTGAAGCTCTTCCGCTTCTGTGACACCGTGGACGAAGCAGCCGCGTATCTTCAGTCGGAATTGACGCGCCTGTATATGAGCTGACGCGGAATTTCGGGCGGTTCATCCCGGAAGCCCTGAAACGCGGCTTGGCGCGCGCACGGGCCGTTGCGTTATCGTATCTCATCCGGTTCCCTCTGGGAGCTGGACTGGCACAATGGTAGAAAATGCCGGGCGACTGACCCGGCCCATGTTCGTTTGAGTATTAGTTATGTCTCAAAGTTCCCTACTGTCTCGACGCGCATTTCTGGCCGCGACGCTCTTGCCGGCCACGGCCGCAATCGCGCAGCCAAGCCGGCCCGGGCCGCCTGGTCGCGTCGTCACGGGGCACATCGGCGTTGGCGCGCGGGGCTGCGCGCTGCTCGCGCGGATGCGCGGCAGCGCCGCCGCCGTGTGTGACGTAGACGAGGAACATCTGGCGGACGGCGCGGCCCTCGTTGGCGCGGGTGTGCGCGTCTTCCGCGACTACCGGGAACTGCTCGAACAACCCGACATCGACGCCGTCGTGATCGCGACGCCAGACCACTGGCACGCGCTGCAGACGGTTCATGCTTGTGAAGCGGGCAAGGACATCTACGTCGAGACGCCCGCATGCCGTGTCTTCGAGGAAGCCCAAGCCATGGTCCGGGCCGCCACCTGGTACGGCCGGGTCGTGCACGCGGGCGCGGCGGGACCCCTTTCGCGCGCGGCAGCCGCGGCGCGCATGGGTATGCAGCGCGGCGCACTCGGCGCGGTACAGCGCATCGATTGCTGGGGCGCGGCCAATCCGGAAGGGGGCGACCCGGCAAAGAACGCGATAGCGCCAGAGTCTCTCGACTGGGACCAGTGGCTCGGCCCGAACCGCTGGCGCCCGTACAACCCGGAGTGCGCCCACGGGGATTGGCGATGGCTGATAGACTTCGGCGGCGGCAACGTGTGCCAGCAGGGCGCGCAACTGCTGCACATGGCTTATGACCTTCTGGGGCTGCCTGTCACGGGCACAGCGACCGTATCCGCCACGGGTGCGCGCCCCGTCTCGGGCCTGTGGGATTGCCCCCCCACGCTGGAGGCCGCGTGGTCGTTCTCCGCGTCTGAAGTCACCTTGCACTGGCGGCAACCCGGCCCCGCCGAGGCCGCGCCCGCGGGCTTGGCGGTCCAGGGCGCATCGGACACGCTGCGTGTGAGTTGGCGCGGCGGCCAATGGCGTTTCGACGCGCCATTGCAGGAACCGGCGGCGGAAGAAAGCGAAGATGCTGACCCGCTGGCCGTCTGGCTCGAAGCAGTGCGGAACGGCTATGCGTCCAGCGGTGGCTTGACAACGGCCTGCCGCGCCGCGTCGCTGGCTGCGCTCACGAATGTTGCATGGCGCTTCGGCCGGCCCATCACGTGCGACCTCGAGACGGGCGCGTGCGTGGGCGACCTGCAGGCGGAACGCCTGCTGCGCGCGCCCGGCCGGGGAGCTTACCGCCTATGACCCGGACAAGACACGTTCCGCGAGCACATGCCGGACCCGCGCTGGCGCGCTGCGCGCTTGCAGCGTTGTTGTTCGGCTTCCCCCTTGCCCTACCCGCGCAGGAAAACACGCCGCCGGATATGCCGCCTTCGGAGACCTCCGAAACCGCCGCCGGGATATCGGGGCGTGTGGCGGAATTCGGCGCGGCGCTGCTCGACGCCGACCCGGGGCGCGCGGCGGCGGCGCGCCGCGAACTCGAAACGCTGGTCTTTCAATCCGGCGCTCCTGAAACGAATACGGACCGTGCCGCGCTTGCCCAGTCGCTGGAACAACTACTCGATGAACTCCCGGCAGAAACGGAATCCGCGGCTGCATGGAAACCAGAAACGGATTTCTTCGCGTGGCTGCATGCAATTCCCGCTGCGGCGCAGAATACCGCCGCGCGTGTACGGCTCGATCAGGCCCGCCGGGACATCGTGTTTTGGCTGAGCCTCGTTATCGAAGACAGTGATGCCGCCTCCTTGGCGAAATGGGTGGCGGACCCCGTGCTTGCCGAAGACGCGATTGCGGCGCTGGCGCGCATGCGCGGCGACACCGCAAAGCGGGCCCTGCTGGATACGCTGGTCTCCGCTCAAGGCCTCACGCGCTTGAGCGTTATCCGCGCGCTGTCTTCGTGCGGCGCAACGGAAGCCGTGCCGGGCTTGACCGCGCTCGCGCGCACGGAGCAGGGCGATGTGCGCTGGTGCGCGTTGGGCGTCCTGAGCGCATTGGGCGTGCCCGCTACCGCCGTTATGCCGCTTGACCCGGCCGCGCCGCCGCGTCTGGCCGCGCGCTATGCGGCGGATTGCCTGCGCGCCGCGCTGGTTCTGGCCGAACGCGGCGATCATGCTCAAGCAGAGCGTCTGCTGCGCGGGTTCACGGACCTCAACGCGCGGCAGCACCAGATTTGCGCCGCGCTGCTGGGCTTGGCCCGGCTCGGCTCGCCGGCACTCACGCGCAGCGCGCTCGGGTTCATCGGCACGCCGGGCGTGCGGGCGACCGCGATCGAGGTGCTGGCTGCTGACCGGTCACCCAACGTCGAAGAGACGCTGGTCAAGGCCTATCCCGTGACGGACCCGTCGATGCAGGCGGCCATTCTCCGCATCCTGGTGCGCCGCCACTCCGGTCAGGCCGCGCCGCTGCTGCAGCAGGCGCTCAGCGCGGCGCATGCCGAGGTGCGCGTCGAAGCCGCGCGGCTTCAGGGGCTCATGCCGGCGGAAGGCGACCTGTGGGAACTCGCGCAGCGCGGCGCGCCGTGGATCCGTCATGAGGCGCTGCGGCTCTTTCTCGACGCGGCGTGGCAGCGCGCCGCCGCCGGTCAAAAAGACGTGGCGCGCGAACAGTTCACGCTCGTGCTTCAGGGAATGTTCCCCACCGAAGCGCGCCGTGAGGCCCTGAACGGACTCGAACGCATCGCGGACCCAGCGGCGCGGCCCTTGATCGAGCGCTGGGCAAAGGACCCCGACGTCGCCGAGGCCGCTGCCTGCGCGCTCGTGGCCGTCATCGGCGTCGGCGACGACCAAGCCGAAACCCAGGCGCAACTGCTGCAACTGGCGCAGGAAACGCCGTATGAACCCGCGGCCGCCGCGGCCGTGACCGCGCTCGCCGCGCGCGGCGTC encodes:
- a CDS encoding TIGR00730 family Rossman fold protein — encoded protein: MAQSETGPKKHSIVKAYKNLEFLNSPDARLVRVMCEFTEPQARLRRARIRDTIVFFGSARLPSAEQARARLDALRKQRSRNRSLVSKAAWEAALRDRELSRYYEDARELAARMTRWSLSLPKRGRRFVVCSGGGPGIMEAANRGAREAGGQSLSLNISLPFEQIPNPYQTPELAFEFHYFFVRKFWFVYLAKALVAFPGGFGTLDELFEVLTLVQTRKTQKEMPVVVYGRKFWRSILNFDLLAKRGVISRDDLKLFRFCDTVDEAAAYLQSELTRLYMS
- a CDS encoding Gfo/Idh/MocA family oxidoreductase codes for the protein MSQSSLLSRRAFLAATLLPATAAIAQPSRPGPPGRVVTGHIGVGARGCALLARMRGSAAAVCDVDEEHLADGAALVGAGVRVFRDYRELLEQPDIDAVVIATPDHWHALQTVHACEAGKDIYVETPACRVFEEAQAMVRAATWYGRVVHAGAAGPLSRAAAAARMGMQRGALGAVQRIDCWGAANPEGGDPAKNAIAPESLDWDQWLGPNRWRPYNPECAHGDWRWLIDFGGGNVCQQGAQLLHMAYDLLGLPVTGTATVSATGARPVSGLWDCPPTLEAAWSFSASEVTLHWRQPGPAEAAPAGLAVQGASDTLRVSWRGGQWRFDAPLQEPAAEESEDADPLAVWLEAVRNGYASSGGLTTACRAASLAALTNVAWRFGRPITCDLETGACVGDLQAERLLRAPGRGAYRL